A window from Garra rufa chromosome 14, GarRuf1.0, whole genome shotgun sequence encodes these proteins:
- the LOC141285188 gene encoding calcium-activated chloride channel regulator 3A-1-like — MDSRTVFVVLWMLLSSTSTGIKLDGNGYVDIVIAIGSKVPQDDTLIDNIKEMVTEGSFYLYDALDGKVYFREATILVPPEWNGTDFTKARTESFGKAKIRIDNANPFYGVEPYTKLYGECGTEGEYIHFTPEYLLNDDLIQLFGSRGRVFLHEWAHVRWGVYDEYNDKKPFYHSNGRIEATRCSKNIEGQFYEVTAAGSLQRCRIDPQTSLPTEECWFFPDRDQITNSSMMYLPGLDPVTTFCRENEHNFEAPNLQNIKCQNKATWTVIFEDSVDKDALRSLKPPETPPPPPSFQIVQRKQRVVCLILDVSGSMRGLRILQLQQAATHFLRNYINDQARVGIVTFSTFASTLSPLTTIDSDTTRENLIKLLPKVADGWTNVCLGLKQGLQVLRVDNGDVLGDELIFLTDGEATDNITDCAQSAIQSGAIIHTIAFGNNADSALPKMADKTGGIFLAPSDEITSNQLMDAFARLTLSTGDYTNEPVQLESAGITTSDWFNGTVSVDQSIGNKTSFVIIYEKSFPRVYIESPSGSIYTQTNMIHDGSLKTVTLNIPGTAEPGDWKYSIQTTTLQALTITVTSQASRDDVNPIIVKTHMNQQFSDGTKPLIVFAEVSQNYRPVINAEVWATLESETGSVHTLQLLDNGAGADASQGDGIYSRYFTQIVDGRNSLKVRVKNQDGQTRFAVQKKSGAPYVPGYVVNGVVQLNPPKPPFSEEPLEVENFTRTATGESFVVTLSGTTPPNFPPNRITDLSAEIQEDTVLLSWTAPGEDLDQGTAKSYEIRWSFDLDVLRNNFSNSRAVNTSGVSPQEAGSVEQLSFNLSFPIQNGTTLFFAVQSDDEQNAKSETSNIAQASKILPAPNPPGISNPGINLTVLVISLCAVTLVICCILALTTWAVTRRNLSAESKVALTV; from the exons ATGGACTCACGGACAGTGTTTGTCGTATTATGGATGTTGCTGTCGTCCACCTCCACTGGAATCAAATTAGATGGAAATGGTTATGTTGACATTGTCATTGCAATCGGTTCAAAAGTACCACAGGATGACACACTCATTGATAATATCAAG GAGATGGTCACAGAAGGGTCATTTTACCTTTATGATGCATTGGATGGAAAGGTCTATTTCAGAGAAGCTACAATACTAGTCCCACCTGAGTGGAACGGTACAGACTTTACCAAAGCAAGAACAGAGTCCTTTGGAAAG GCCAAAATAAGAATTGATAATGCCAATCCATTTTATGGTGTTGAACCCTACACTAAACTGTATGGAGAATGTGGAACTGAGGGAGAGTACATTCATTTCACCCCAGAATACCTCCTGAATGATGATTTAATTCAGCTTTTTGGATCAAGAG GAAGGGTCTTTTTGCACGAATGGGCTCATGTGAGATGGGGTGTTTATGATGAATACAATGACAAAAAACCATTCTACCACTCTAATGGCCGTATTGAAGCTACAAG GTGTAGCAAAAATATTGAAGGTCAGTTTTATGAGGTTACTGCTGCAGGATCTCTTCAACGGTGCCGTATAGATCCACAAACTTCACTACCAACCGAAGAGTGCTGGTTTTTTCCAGACAGAGATCAAATCACAAACAGCTCAATGATGTACTTACCAGGTCTGGATCCT GTGACTACATTTTGTCGTGAAAACGAGCACAATTTTGAAGCTCCAAACTTGCAAAACATAAAATGTCAGAATAAAGCAACATGGACCGTAATATTTGAGGATTCTGTGGATAAAGATGCACTTCGTTCTCTGAAACCACCGGAGACCCCTCCACCACCACCTTCTTTCCAAATTGTGCAGCGAAAGCAACGGGTTGTTTGCCTCATCCTGGATGTCTCAGGAAGCATGCGG GGTCTTAGAATATTGCAACTGCAACAGGCTGCCACACATTTTCTGCGGAACTACATTAATGATCAAGCCAGAGTTGGAATTGTAACCTTTAGCACTTTTGCTTCTACTCTGAGCCCCTTGACTACTATTGACAGTGACACTACAAGAGAGAATCTGATTAAACTGTTGCCAAAAGTAGCAGATGGATGGACAAACGTGTGCTTGGGCCTTAAGCAAGGCTTACAG gtaCTTCGAGTGGACAATGGGGATGTATTAGGTGATGAACTCATTTTTCTGACAGATGGTGAGGCGACGGACAACATTACTGATTGTGCCCAATCTGCAATACAAAGCGGTGCCATTATACACACAATAGCTTTTGGTAACAATGCAGATTCTGCACTGCCAAAAATGGCGGACAAAACTG GGGGAATATTTTTAGCGCCCAGTGATGAGATCACATCTAATCAGTTAATGGACGCATTTGCTAGGCTTACATTATCAACTGGAGATTACACAAATGAACCAGTTCAG CTAGAGAGTGCTGGAATAACAACATCTGATTGGTTCAATGGGACAGTATCAGTGGATCAGAGTATTGGAAACAAAACCAGCTTTGTAATAATCTATGAAAAAAGTTTTCCAAGAGTTTACATAGAGTCACCAAGTGGCTCAATCTACACTCAGACAAATATGATTCATGATGGATCGCTGAAAACAGTAACTTTAAACATTCCAGGAACTGCAGAG CCTGGGGATTGGAAGTACAGTATCCAAACTACAACACTTCAGGCTTTGACTATAACAGTAACAAGTCAAGCATCACGTGATGATGTTAACCCTATCATTGTCAAAACCCACATGAACCAGCAGTTCAGTGACGGCACTAAACCCTTGATAGTGTTTGCGGAGGTTAGTCAGAATTACAGGCCTGTCATAAATGCTGAAGTGTGGGCTACGCTGGAGTCAGAAACTGGATCTGTACATACATTACAACTGCTGGACAATGGAGCAG GAGCTGATGCTTCTCAAGGTGATGGAATCTATTCCAGATATTTCACACAGATAGTAGATGGAAGAAACAGCTTGAAAGTAAGAGTGAAAAATCAAGATGGACAAACCAGATTTGCAGTCCAAAAAAAGAGTGGTGCCCCATACGTACCTGGATATGTGGTAAACG GTGTAGTGCAACTGAACCCTCCAAAGCCCCCATTTTCTGAGGAACCACTTGAGGTTGAAAACTTCACCAGAACAGCTACTGGAGAGAGTTTTGTGGTGACTCTTTCAGGCACAACTCCACCAAACTTCCCTCCTAACAGAATCACAGATCTGAGTGCTGAGATCCAGGAGGACACCGTGCTTCTCAGCTGGACAGCTCCTGGTGAAGACCTCGACCAAGGGACAG CTAAATCTTATGAGATCAGGTGGAGCTTTGATCTCGATGTGCTTCGAAACAATTTCAGCAATAGTCGTGCAGTCAACACATCTGGTGTCTCACCTCAGGAGGCTGGATCAGTTGAACAACTTTCATTCAATCTCAGTTTCCCAATCCAAAATGGCACCACACTCTTCTTTGCGGTTCAGTCGGATGATGAACAAAATGCGAAATCTGAAACCTCTAACATTGCTCAAGCTTCAAAGATCCTCCCTGCTCCAAATCCTCCAGGAATATCAAACCCAGGCATAAATTTGACCGTTCTTGTCATTTCTCTGTGTGCGGTAACTTTGGTCATATGTTGTATTCTTGCTTTAACCACATGGGCAGTCACACGCAGAAATCTCTCTGCTGAAAGTAAAGTGGCATTAACAGTCTGA
- the LOC141284991 gene encoding calcium-activated chloride channel regulator 4A-like: protein MDSKTMFVLFWMLLWSTSTGIKLDGNGYVDIVIAISSRVPQNKTLIDKIKEMVTKGSFYLYDALDKKVYFKEATILVPPQWNGTSFTKARTESFEKAKIRIDNPNPAYCNEPYTNQYGECGAEGEYIHFTPEYLLNDIFIQLYGSRGRVFVHEWAHLRWGVYDEFNREMPFYHSNGRIEATRCSKNIRGQFYDVTAEGSLQPCQTDPQTSLPTKGCTFFPDKNQITNSSIMFLPSLDPVTAFCQENEHNYEAPNMQNKKCGKATWTVIFKDSVDKDTLRSLKPLEHPPPPPSFKIVQRKQRVVCLILDVSGSMGGTRILQQQQAATHFLRNIIENQARVGIVTFSTEASTLSPLTTIDSDTIRENLIKSLPSVASGSTFICKGLHLSLQILRADNGDVLGDELIFLTDGMATDNIAGCAPSAIQSGAIIHTIAFGNSADPALTEMANKTGGLFLSPSDKIASNQLTDAFASLTLSTGDYTNEPVQLESVGARTSDFSGTVSVDQTVGNKTSFVIIYETSLPNIYIQSPSGSIYNAANMSYDGSLKTVFLKVPGTAEAGDWKYSIRSTTDQAFTITVTSQAAHDDVPPIIVKTHMNQQFSDCTKPMIVFAEVSQNYRPVINAEVWATLESETRFVHTFQLLDNGAGADAFKGDGIYSRYFTKMVDGRSSLKVKVKNQDGQTRFSVLHVPGCVVNVHLKVENFTRTDTGESFVVTLCGARPNFPPNRITDLSAEIQEDIVLLSWTAPGEDLDQGTAKFYEIRWSFDLDMLRDSFSNGHAVNAAGISPLEAGSVEQHLFNLSFPIPNGTTLFFVIQSKDKQNLTSETSNIAQASNIVPAPEPPGTSSLGMHSTVLVISVCVVTVVIFNIVAVIICAVRRKKRSTQSDMESIITKEFQINPYAYW from the exons ATGGACTCAAAAACGATGTTTGTCTTGTTTTGGATGTTGCTGTGGTCCACCTCCACTGGAATCAAACTAGATGGAAATGGCTATGTTGATATTGTCATTGCAATCAGTTCAAGAGTACCACAGAATAAAACGCTCATTGACAAAATCAAG GAGATGGTCACTAAGGGGTCATTTTACCTTTATGATGCATTGGATAAAAAGGTCTATTTCAAAGAAGCTACAATACTAGTCCCACCTCAGTGGAACGGTACTAGCTTTACCAAAGCAAGAACAGAGTCCTTTGAAAAG GCGAAAATAAGAATTGATAATCCTAACCCAGCATACTGTAATGAACCCTACACTAATCAGTATGGTGAATGTGGAGCTGAGGGAGAGTACATTCATTTCACCCCGGAATACCTTCTGAATGAcatttttattcagctttatGGATCAAGAg GAAGGGTCTTTGTGCATGAATGGGCTCATCTGAGATGGGGCGTGTATGATGAATTCAACAGAGAAATGCCATTTTACCACTCTAATGGCCGTATTGAAGCTACAAG GTGTAGCAAAAACATTAGAGGTCAGTTTTATGATGTTACTGCTGAAGGATCTCTTCAACCTTGCCAAACTGATCCACAAACTTCACTACCTACCAAGGGGTGCACGTTTTTTCCAGACAAAAATCAAATCACAAACAGCTCCATTATGTTCTTACCAAGTTTGGATCCT GTGACTGCTTTTTGTCAAGAAAATGAGCACAATTATGAAGCTCcaaacatgcaaaataaaaaatgtggcaaaGCAACATGGACTGTAATATTCAAGGACTCTGTGGATAAAGACACACTTCGTTCTCTGAAACCACTGGAGCACCCTCCACCACCACCCTCTTTCAAAATTGTGCAGCGAAAGCAACGGGTTGTGTGCCTCATCCTGGATGTCTCAGGAAGCATGGGA GGGACTAGAATTCTTCAACAGCAGCAGGCTGCCACACATTTCCTGCGGAACATCATTGAGAATCAAGCCAGGGTGGGAATTGTAACCTTTAGTACTGAGGCTTCTACTCTAAGCCCTTTGACTACTATTGACAGTGACACCATACGAGAAAATCTTATCAAATCATTGCCGAGTGTAGCAAGTGGATCAACATTCATTTGTAAAGGTCTCCATCTAAGCTTACAG ATACTTCGAGCGGACAATGGGGATGTATTAGGAGATGAACTCATTTTTCTGACAGATGGTATGGCAACGGACAACATCGCTGGTTGTGCTCCATCCGCAATACAAAGTGGTGCCATTATACACACAATAGCTTTTGGTAACAGCGCGGATCCTGCACTAACAGAAATGGCAAACAAAACTG GGGGATTATTTTTATCACCCAGTGACAAGATCGCATCTAACCAGTTAACAGACGCATTTGCTTCACTTACATTATCAACTGGAGATTACACAAATGAACCAGTTCAG CTAGAGAGTGTTGGAGCAAGAACATCTGATTTCAGTGGGACAGTATCAGTGGATCAGACTGTTGGAAACAAAACCAGCTTTGTAATAATCTATGAAACAAGTTTACCTAACATTTACATACAGTCACCAAGTGGCTCAATCTACAATGCGGCAAATATGAGTTATGATGGATCACtgaaaacagtctttttaaaAGTTCCAGGAACTGCTGAG GCTGGTGACTGGAAATACAGTATCAGATCTACAACAGATCAGGCTTTCACTATAACAGTAACGAGTCAAGCAGCACATGATGATGTTCCTCCTATCATTGTCAAAACCCACATGAACCAGCAGTTCAGTGACTGCACTAAACCAATGATAGTGTTTGCTGAGGTTAGTCAGAATTACAGGCCTGTAATAAATGCTGAAGTGTGGGCTACACTGGAGTCAGAAACTAGGTTTGTACATACATTTCAACTGCTGGACAATGGGGCAG GAGCTGATGCTTTCAAAGGTGACGGAATCTATTCCAGATATTTCACAAAGATGGTAGATGGAAGAAGCAGCTTGAAAGTAAAAGTGAAGAATCAAGATGGCCAAACCAGATTTTCTGTCCTACACGTACCTGGATGTGTGGTAAATG TGCATCTGAAGGTTGAAAACTTCACCAGAACAGACACTGGAGAGAGTTTTGTGGTAACTCTATGTGGCGCTCGACCAAACTTCCCTCCTAACAGAATCACAGATCTGAGTGCTGAGATCCAAGAGGACATTGTGCTTCTCAGCTGGACAGCTCCTGGTGAAGACTTGGACCAAGGGACAG CTAAATTCTACGAGATCAGGTGGAGCTTTGACCTTGATATGCTTCGAGACAGCTTCAGCAATGGTCATGCAGTCAACGCAGCTGGCATCTCACCTCTTGAGGCTGGATCagttgaacagcatttattcaatctCAGTTTCCCAATCCCAAATGGTACCACACTCTTCTTTGTAATTCAGTCAAAGGACAAACAAAATTTAACATCTGAAACCTCCAACATTGCTCAAGCTTCAAATATCGTCCCTGCTCCAGAACCTCCAGGAACATCAAGTCTAGGAATGCATTCGACAGTTCTTGTCATTTCTGTGTGTGTGGTAACTGTGGTCATATTCAATATTGTTGCTGTAATCATATGCGCAGTGAGACGCAAAAAACGCTCTACTCAAAGTGATATGGAATCAATAATCACAAAGGAATTTCAAATCAATCCTTATGCCTACTGGTAG